Proteins from one Pygocentrus nattereri isolate fPygNat1 chromosome 16, fPygNat1.pri, whole genome shotgun sequence genomic window:
- the LOC119265419 gene encoding olfactory receptor 1-like, whose translation MENKSTFTTFILDGYAIMDQQKHLYFVVFLFLYALIFLLNLLLIAVIYCERTLHEPMYIFVCNLSFNSIYGSTSLIPHLLFNLTTQLHKISLANCLIQIFCLHTFNIVELTILAFMGYDRYTAICHPLYYHNMMSQRKLQIFIVFTWVYPFTTFLLYESLTIHLTFCGAVISKTHCVNFELVKLSCKDITINNIVGLSTMSIFMFPQILMILFSYAQILRVCIYSEESKIRAIQTCTPHLLGVLNYFVGIFFEIIQSRFNISYLPYEFRTFMSLYFMICPPLFNPIIYGISGQAIRGHIWRIFFRRKVTVLIH comes from the coding sequence ATGGAAAACAAATCAACTTTTACAACATTCATTCTGGATGGCTACGCTATAATGGACCAGCAGAAGCATTTATACTTCGtagttttcctttttctctatGCTTTAATTTTTCTTCTGAACTTACTTCTGATTGCAGTCATCTACTGTGAAAGGACATTGCATGAGCCTATGTATATCTTTGTGTGCAATCTATCATTTAATTCGATCTATGGCAGCACAAGTTTGATTCCTCATCTGTTATTTAACCTCACTACTCAGCTGCATAAGATATCTTTGGCAAACTGTCTAATACAAATATTCTGTTTGCACACTTTCAATATTGTTGAACTAACCATATTAGCTTTTATGGGCTATGACCGATACACTGCAATTTGTCACCCACTGTATTATCACAATATGATGTCTCAAAGAAAGCTTCagatttttatagtttttactTGGGTTTATCCTTTCACTACGTTTCTGTTATATGAGTCGTTAACAATACACTTGACCTTTTGTGGTGCGGTTATAAGCAAGACACACTGTGTAAATTTTGAACTTGTTAAACTCTCTTGCAAAGACATCACAATTAATAACATAGTTGGGCTTTCAACTATGTCTATTTTTATGTTTCCTCAGATCCTCATGATATTGTTTTCTTATGCACAGATTTTGCGAGTCTGCATTTATTCTGAAGAATCTAAAATTAGAGCAATTCAAACCTGTACACCTCACCTTCTTGGTgttttgaattattttgttGGAATTTTCTTTGAGATCATACAAAGTCGGTTCAATATTAGTTATTTGCCTTATGAATTTCGAACTTTCATGTCTCTATATTTTATGATATGTCCACCTTTGTTCAATCCCATTATATATGGTATAAGTGGTCAGGCGATAAGAGGTCATATCTGGCGAATTTTCTTCCGTAGAAAGGTAACTGTGTTAATACATTAA